In Stigmatella aurantiaca, a single genomic region encodes these proteins:
- a CDS encoding OmpA family protein — translation MTVRLLMLCLGLASLPASAGEAIQVSLEGRALLGQGTPALKVHILEPIAGFDVNLKRSDGKTVSVSGGGKPGTVRAVPLEQPEGRFHYEGTLTLRFADGSEPGTMPLSFDAELLGPPKLSVSKEDLDLTARQLRFTLSRPAGRAKLTVLMDSGKKAFDGEVPFQGEAAGTPLTVTWPPAEGRVLRISLQAYDTSDFFASVDLFPWQVDIPHEEVNFASGSAEIAAGERGKLDQSHARIAEAVSRYGRFASLRLYVLGHTDTVGATAANRELSLQRARSIAAYFHKRGLRVPLFYEGFGEQAPAVRTPDETAEVGNRRAEYILAVDEPVLTQSPFPPQWRKL, via the coding sequence ATGACTGTTCGTCTCCTCATGCTCTGTCTGGGGCTGGCCTCGCTGCCTGCGTCCGCGGGAGAGGCCATCCAAGTTTCCCTCGAGGGCCGGGCGCTGCTGGGGCAGGGCACCCCCGCGCTGAAGGTCCACATCCTGGAGCCCATCGCCGGGTTCGACGTGAACCTGAAGCGCTCCGATGGCAAGACGGTGTCGGTGTCCGGCGGCGGCAAGCCCGGTACGGTCCGCGCCGTGCCCCTGGAGCAGCCCGAGGGCCGGTTTCACTATGAGGGCACGCTGACGCTGCGCTTCGCGGACGGCTCCGAGCCCGGGACGATGCCGCTGTCGTTCGACGCGGAGCTGTTGGGGCCGCCGAAGCTGAGCGTGTCGAAGGAGGACCTGGACCTGACCGCGCGCCAGCTGCGCTTCACGCTGTCCCGGCCCGCGGGCCGCGCCAAGCTGACGGTGCTGATGGACTCCGGGAAGAAGGCGTTCGACGGCGAGGTGCCCTTCCAGGGCGAGGCGGCGGGGACGCCGCTGACCGTCACCTGGCCCCCGGCGGAAGGCCGGGTGCTGCGCATCTCGCTCCAGGCGTATGACACCTCGGACTTCTTCGCGAGCGTGGACCTCTTCCCCTGGCAGGTGGACATTCCGCACGAGGAGGTGAACTTCGCCTCGGGCAGCGCGGAGATCGCCGCGGGGGAGCGGGGCAAGCTGGACCAGAGCCACGCCCGGATCGCCGAGGCCGTGTCCCGCTATGGGCGCTTCGCCTCGCTGCGCCTGTATGTGCTGGGGCACACCGACACGGTGGGGGCCACGGCGGCCAACCGCGAGCTGTCCCTGCAGCGGGCCCGGAGCATCGCCGCGTACTTCCACAAGCGCGGGCTGCGCGTGCCGCTCTTCTACGAAGGCTTTGGCGAGCAGGCCCCGGCCGTACGCACCCCCGACGAGACGGCCGAGGTGGGCAACCGCCGCGCCGAGTACATCCTCGCGGTGGACGAGCCGGTGTTGACCCAATCCCCTTTCCCGCCGCAGTGGCGGAAGCTGTGA